One part of the Microtus ochrogaster isolate Prairie Vole_2 chromosome 18, MicOch1.0, whole genome shotgun sequence genome encodes these proteins:
- the LOC101978918 gene encoding zinc finger protein 24 isoform X1 → MSAQSVEEDSILIIPNPDEEEKILRVKLEEDPDGEEGSSVSWNHLPDPEVFRQRFRQFGYQDSPGPREAVSQLRKLCRLWLRPETHTKEQILELVVLEQFVAILPKELQTWVREHHPENGEEAVAVLEDLERELDDPGQPVSLRRRKREVLVEEMSQEDAQGLPSSELDAVENQLKWASWELSSLRHCDDDVRTENGALAPKQEIASAVGSQEVPGTLNIGVPQIFKYGETCLPKGRFERKRNPSRKKQHICDECGKHFSQGSALILHQRIHSGEKPYGCVECGKAFSRSSILVQHQRVHTGEKPYKCLECGKAFSQNSGLINHQRIHTGEKPYECVQCGKSYSQSSNLFRHQRRHNAEKLLNVVKV, encoded by the exons ATGTCTGCACAGTCGGTGGAAGAAGATTCAATACTTATAATCCCAAAtccagatgaagaagaaaaaattctgaGAGTGAAACTAGAGGAGGACCCTGATGGTGAGGAGGGATCGAGTGTTTCCTGGAATCATCTCCCTGACCCAGAGGTTTTCCGACAGCGGTTCAGACAGTTTGGATACCAGGACTCACCAGGTCCCCGAGAGGCTGTGAGCCAGCTCCGAAAACTTTGCCGCCTGTGGCTCAGACCAGAGACACACACTAAGGAACAGATACTGGAGCTGGTAGTGTTAGAGCAGTTTGTTGCCATCCTACCTAAGGAGCTACAGACTTGGGTTCGAGAACATCACCCTGAGAACGGAGAGGAGGCAGTGGCCGTTCTAGAGGACTTGGAACGTGAACTTGATGATCCTGGACAGCCG GTTTCTCTCCGCCGGCGGAAACGGGAAGTGCTTGTAGAAGAGATGTCTCAAGAAGACGCTCAGGGATTACCAAGTTCGGAGCTTGATGCTGTGGAGAACCAGCTCAAGTGGGCATCCTGGGAACTCAGCTCTCTGAGGCACTGTG atgATGATGTCAGGACAGAAAATGGAGCGCTGGCTCCAAAGCAGGAGATTGCTTCCGCTGTGGGATCTCAGGAAGTTCCTGGCACTCTTAATATAGGTGTTCCtcagatttttaaatatggaGAAACCTGTTTACCCAAGGGCAgatttgaaagaaagagaaatcccTCTCGAAAGAAACAGCACATATGTGACGAATGTGGAAAACACTTCAGCCAGGGCTCAGCCCTTATTCTTCACCAGAGAATCCACAGTGGGGAGAAGCCTTACGGATGTGTCGAGTGCGGAAAAGCCTTCAGCAGAAGCTCCATCCTTGTGCAGCACCAGCGAGTCCACACTGGGGAGAAACCTTACAAGTGTCttgagtgtgggaaagccttcagccaGAATTCTGGGCTCATTAATCATCAGCGAATCCACACTGGggagaaaccttatgaatgtgTCCAGTGTGGAAAGTCCTATAGTCAGAGCTCAAACCTTTTTAGACATCAGAGACGACACAATGCAGAAAAACTTTTGAATGTTGTGAAAGTTTAA